The Glycine soja cultivar W05 chromosome 9, ASM419377v2, whole genome shotgun sequence sequence ttagtctttgtaaaatacaattattttatttttcatctttaaggTGCTTTAGATAGTGTgttaaacagtaaaaaaatgcTTTGAACATTGAAAAAAGTATTATCTAAAGTAATTTATggacaaaaaataatacaagcatattttataatgattcaacggaaaaaataaatttataagaacaaaaatacaaaaaaaaaaattacatatacaaaaaatgtatttttagccTTTTCTAAAACATTTTACACCACTAAAGAAGCAATTTCTCATTCAAAatctattaagttttaaaattgttttcaaaataagtgatttcaaaaccaaaaaacaGATAATTACTTGAACACAATGTGAAATACCACATATCAAATTACTTCTATTTGTACGTGGCTAACAAAATTCGTACGTGTTTAGTTCATGGTTCGTGATATTAATGTCATAAATTAGTGTTGTTTTCTTAGTGTGGCGTCTAGAGACATTCACGTACTACATATaggtttttaatttatatatgtttcttttCTATATTCTTGTTATGGTTTTTTTAAAGCAATTGTTATGGTATGTGACAAAATTGTGTAATTTCTTAGATGCCAATTGTTTAAGGTTTAGATTATGCGTCAGGTTATGAAAGGCAAAATGTGATTTATGTCAGAACATATATAATTAGCTAGTGTTCACGCACTTGTGGTATATATAGTATAAAAATCAAACGATTtccaatatttaaaattcattttttataatttattaatcatTCTATGTTGTAAATTTGAGtcgttatttataaaaaaatttattgtacaCGCTTTTATCTTTCTGTTTTTTGCTGAATATACACGCTTTTATCACATGtaactttatcattttttaatacttatttatatactttaaaaaataaaactactaataattaattttaaaacttttttttatcaaatctgaattttaattatttttaattgtgtgaaattttatctcattaataacatttttttatctaacaattagtaaaaatattgctattattttttaaggtaaagtagtcatttttatccttgaaatatataaatcgctgaaagataaaaattcaaattttagtttccgaaagtgaaaaaagtgtgacaaatctATTTATCCGTTAATTTTCGTCCGTTACCGTTAATGAAAGAGCCTACATGACACATTCATGGACGAATTTGTGAGTGCTTTACAcatttaggaaaaaaatgactatttatccgaaatataatttaatcttcatctttTCCCTCTCCCCTTTTTTAATCGTTGcaagcataacattacaataaatacttaaaaaataggaaaacgaatataagttagaacaaacataataataagcataatattgattaataagtaTAACCTGTTTATTCCtttgaaatttctaatgtgACATTACCTTACACAAAACATGAGACTCAAACAAAAATACACAGTCATTAAATTAATCCTTACAAAAAATGAGATCCAACTTGGTTTTGTAACAACATTACAACCTAATGTTGttacaatagaaattttagagcAATAGACAGATTatgcttattaatcaatattatgtttgttctttttaagtgttttttgtaatattatgcTTGCAACGGTTAGAAAAGGgggaaaataaagattaaattatattttttataaatagtcattttcgtTCTTAAATGTGTAGAACACTAACAAATTTGTCCCTTAATGTGTCGCGTATGCTAGCTCTTTCAggaataaatttgaattttagttgTTCGGAGACAAATTTTTCATTGTTCTAGATATTCAGGAacgaaaatgactatttatccatTAATTTTATCTATAGGAAGCTAGAACTTGCATATTTCACACTACTGCAAATGCgatctttaataatatttttttatctaattattagtaaaaatattactaaaagcttttaataaaatttaaaaaatatcatcaaatatGAATATATGTTACTAATATATTTCCGTAACATTTTATCAAATGCTATGTATATCGTCTGTCACTAAAAGTTTTAATAACAAGAAGCATACacaacatttgataaaatatcacaaaaatatattaacaacatttattcatatttcacgatattttttaaatgttgttaaaaaattttaacaatatttttactaaatcttagtaaaaaaatattattaaagatcATATGTGTAGTAGTGTCAAATTGAAAACGTATATATTTTGactgtaaaaatataattttatattagtaaATCCAAAATAAATGATTGAAAGGAAACTAATTTAAACATGATGTCAAAATTAACTGTTGAAAACGTAGTTGTCTTATAATTTAGTCGAGAGAATTGTGACacctttaataattatatttaatttgaaccaACTAAAGTGGGCCAACTTCAGAAAAACTAAAAGGCTGACTTGAATTTCTCTGTTTATCTTATCTAATACTATATTTAAAAACCTCAAAAGGTAGTACAGCATTAAAAAGAGGAAATGTTTATGTATTAACAACAATACGCTTGGAACAAATATTTACTGATTTCATCTGTTTTTATCGAGCGAAAAACgttgtttgaaaaataaaaaaataatatatatatatatatatatatatatatatatatatatatatatatatatatatatatatatatatatatatatatatatatatatatatatatatatatacacacacacacgaaAAAGGATTGTATACTCAGTAATCATATACTTTTTCCAGtatcaaatataacaaaaaaaattacaccaatcttaattaaaaaataatttttttttccaatttattCATCATTAGAATTTAAtatcatgaataaaaataatcattagaattaaaatcttaattaaaaaaaagatattttagatATAATCACATTGAGATaaagttagttaaaaaaatatatttaaaataaaaattgtttttttcttatgtaTGAGACCGGTTAGAATATATAGATTAGTGACTTTTTTACCATTTGGGTGCACTTTTTGTCAGCTGTTTTTATATGGGTtgcttttcaaattattttataaaagaaataagtcaCAACAGATATTATGAGTTGAATTAAAAGTTGTAATTTCTGTTAcgacttattattattttttgtaattttgtaaaattatttatgatttcaatgtattttatttttaatttacaactttaaagtcattaagtttttttttttaattttataactttaaagtcataagttgtttttcttaatggtacgactttgaagtcgtagtattttttgttactgtttttggacttttttatttatttctatttctttgatttgttgtcattttaaaaaagatgtaactaaattttaattatttaattattaaataaatatttttaattttacttgttattaattttatttaatatcttgtatatattttttatatgattttatttagtatgttatatattttttaatattattttatttaaaatattttgtatactttttaatattattttatttagtatatttaaaatttatataattttttaataatgctATTGAAttctatttgttttgtaaatgaaataaaaaactaacataatgatatttaatatttttttgaatatttttttattttaaatacataaattttagaaaacaaattttaaaacaaatattaaaatattttgttattaatattaacttataatttatgaaataaatattatttattttgtataaaagaATTTACTATTAACAACATCTAATAATTTAATCATGAAAGtagttgttaaattaaaaataattgaatacaTTAATATAGAATGAAGAATACAACTtgagaaacataaaaaaaattatatagtcaTCTACTTGTTTATATGCATATTTACTACGATTacgttaaatatataaaatattaaaatttacaaaattatctaaattttaaatatataaattattttagataaaaaattattaaaaaattgttaaaaatatttagaataaaaaatattttaaaaaatatatgacatattaaataaaactatatcaaaatatatacaagatattaaataaaactaataaaaagaaaaattaaaaatatttatttaataagtaaataaataaaatttaattacaattttaaaaaaaaactgaaatcaaaacaaaaaatacaagtaaataaaaaaaattctaaaactgtaaaaaaaaaaagcaaaaagacTACGACTTCAAAGTCCTCCGAGTAAACAAGAAACTTACAACTTTGAAGtcgtgaaattaaaaaaaaaaacttaacaactttgaagtcataaataaaaaattaaattaaagtccTAAATATTGTATgactttagttaaaaaaataggttgtaACAGAACAACTTCTAACTCAACAGAAGTCGTAACAGCTGTTATGATTTACCTCTTttgagaaataatttaaaaatcatcccatataaaaaaagtggaaaaaaatTGCACCCAAATGGTAAAAAAGCCTAAATTAGTAGCAGCAAAACTGATattacaaattcaattttaaatgtattttaaattttagaaataatttgtaatcacacacatatattatataaagaagaaataaaattctAGTGGGAGTAGCTGCCCCATTCTCTCTCAAATAGATATGtcattatatatattgataatgtaaaaaatttataccgTCTTACAATTACAATTCATTAAATAGCTGCCCCATTCTCTCTCAAATAGATATCTcatttttaataactaaaagGTGCTACAATCTCTATAatgaaaaaactatttaaatttctataaGCAAAGTAATAATCACTTAAGCACATGTACTTATTAAGTAATAACAACTAATAAACTAGCTCCTAAAAACAAGATGTTACACATCGACTACACAAACCTAAACAAAGTTTGCTCCAACGACTTATACCTACTTCTGAGTATAGACCGCCTAGTTGATGGAGCATCCATATTTTCCACCCTTAGCTTTTTAGATGCATATTCTGGATATAACCAAATCCCTATGTTCAAGCAGGATGAGGATAAAACTACATTCATGACTTATATGACTAACTACTGTTAATCCGTTATGTCATTTGGTCTTAGGAATGTCAGAGCAACACATTAGAGACTGATGAATAAGATATTTGTCAAGCAACTCGAAAGGAACCTAGAAGCCTATGTTGATGACATAGTGGTCAAAAGTACAAGCACCACCTCTTACGCAAAAGACTTAGCAAATATCTTTATAGAGATAAGAAAATACAACATAAGGCTAAACATTGATAAATGAATATTCAGTGTACAAGGAGGAAAGTTACTTGGATTCATGCTTATCCTTCAAGGAATGGGAATCAACCCGGAGAAGTGTGTGGCTatcattgagatgagaagccTAAACACTCTTAAGGAAGTACAAAGACTAACAGGCTGATTAGCAGCATTATCCAGATTCTTGTCGAGAGCTGCTGACACAACCAAGTCTTTCTTCAAACTATTGAAGAAACATGAACAAAGTGGAACGAGAAATGTGAAGCTAACTTTCAAAAGCTCAAAGAGTTCCTTGTTTCACCTCCTCTACTAACCATACCTCAACCAAGAAAagatatgattttgtatttgaaaatatCAATGCCATAAGTTTAGAGAAtgccataaataaataaattcttttgtaaaaatataacTGTATAATAATGTAgaagtttataaatattttttttttgcatataattaaattattagtaaatgaaatgttgaaattatattttactgattaaataatttttacatgtCATATAGTAATAAgataaggaaaaaatgaaaaaagaaattacaaaattgaaaaaaaagggagaaaaaactTCTCAAATGTGGATAACTTGATATGATAAGTGTGTATGATTgagaataaaaaagtaaaatttgatattattattattattaaattataccaACAAGTTCCTTGtaatattagatttaatttcttaaatcaaGATCTCAGTTTgagttttttataaataaaaaaaacataattaaaagaaaaaaattaactaaaaataaatcaataagatttttcaataaatattaatcacgAACTGTTCATACTAAGTACCAACAATGAGTAAGATGATAGTAACAAAAGAAGTAATGAAAACCATACATTAGACATGCCGAGCCACCCACCCACGAGTCACACCTGGAATGAACTATTTTGATTTCAGAATCAGAATAAAGGTCACTTCCAACTTTCATGCCATCTGCATTGCCTATCCTCCTCTCTCGTTGAGGTCCCAAAAACAAACTTATAAAATCTTCAAATTAATGCTGCAAGAAACACCACTCAATTATTTCCCCAACTTTGAAACCACGAATTTTGAAACTGAAGAGAAAATAGTCTCAAATTGCGTTTGAATATGGCTATAAGCTGCGGCAAACAAGGATTCTTGCTATGGCCCGCTTTTCACACTAGAGAATCCACCACAGCGTTTCCACCTCCACTAAGGTCTTTGTTCTTCTTTCTCTTATCCCCGCAATAAAATGCGGCGTTTCGTTTCATTGCTTTTGTTAAGTGTTCGTAGcaaacacaaaccaaaaacctTCTCACGTTTCTGTAATTTGGTTCATTTCTTACAGCCTCTCACTTAAATTCCCACCGCAATCACATTCAAAAGTCAGgtaacatactttttttttattctgagaAAGAACTTGTGATTGTTATTATAATTCTAGAATAGGGTATAGTGAAAAGTAAGGTTAAACAAGTGTTATTGTCAAATTAAAATCAAGCATTTTTCTTGCTAGTGTTACTTGGTGATATATATGGTGATGTTTATTAAACATGTATGACAgtacttctatttttgtttgtaAATGGCAACGTGTATGCGTAGTTAATATGAATTTCTTGGTGCTGTTTGTGTATGAATCCTGgcattttgaattaaataattagttaaacatgtaattttatttttgatccgTAGGAATCAAAAATAGTTACCGTGGACTTTACAACAACATACGCACCTTCTTTAACCAACTGAGCTAGATTGCCTTTTGGTAGTTACATATGTAACTGATTAAGGCCCTGTTTGAAAGAGCTTATTTACTGCTTATTTGGACTTATCTTATACATAAGCACTTGTGTAAGTGTTTggtataacttataaaaatagtttttgataTGTCCCTAAgttgtttactttttttctacttattttaataagctCTTTAGGATAGCTTATGAAAACAACTTACAGCTTATGTAAAAGTCGTTTAATCCTATTCCCCTTTTCgatgataaaaacaacttacaaTACATAAGTGATTATATACtttaattaagttgtttatCCAAACAGGCCCTAAATGCTTGGAAACTTACTAAAGAGTGTTTTTGCTGGTCATAGTGGTAATATTTTCATGTGTCACTTGATGGACTTCATGTATTTTCAGattgatttgttttaaattgtGTACAAGTGCAGGAGGGTTGTTAAAATGTCTGCAACTGAAGTCACAAGCTCTAGGATATCATACGAGTCCTTTGCAATAAAGCCTCCTGAGCACCCAACTTATGATTTGAAGGGCATTATCAAGCTAGCACTTGAAGAAGATGCTGGGGATCGAGGTTTATTTCTGAACGTTTTCTTAAGTTTCTTGCACTAGCTGCCATGTTTCTTCCtgagttttaaatttataattcacACTCATGAGTTGTTAATGTTATCTTCACTGTTTATTATAATCAAGTgtaaattcttttatgccatcgGGCTTTCGCAAATAGCTAATGCTGATACATACTGTTATTTGGTAGTTATCATGACATTGGGTATCGATGTTGTTTTGATTGTAGGTGATGTAACATGCTTGGCCACCATTCCATTTGACATGGAAGTGGAAGCTTATTTTTTGGCAAAGGAGGATGGCATCATTGCTGGAATAGCTCTTGCAGAGATGATATTTCATGAGGTTGATCCTTCTCTGAAGGTATGAAAGCAATATGCAGATGGTCTATCATTATATTTGTGGTTGGTGCTTGGCTGAATTATTGTAGGATTACTTTCAACTATCAGGTGGAGTGGAGTAAAAATGATGGAGATTTTGTCCATAAAGGGCTACAGTTTGGAAGAGTTCGTGGTAAGGTCATTATTAGGAAAACATAATTACAAAAGCAAGTGGCTTCatttgtaattaatttcatGAATGACTTCTATTGATCGTGCAGGACGGGCTCATAACATTGTTGTAGCTGAAAGAGTTGTGCTAAACTTTATGCAGAGGATGAGTGGCATTGCAACTTTAACTAAGGTAATCTGTtgtttactaaaatattttctttttgttgaattttttgtaatatgCTTAACTACCTAACAGTTTGTGATTATTGAACTTAGTTAGCTAACATTATATGCTGTTTTAAAGATCTCTGTAAGGCTATTGAAAATATTTGATGTCAATTATTGACAAAGTTGGGATTATTGGATCACAATTGCAAAATGGCTGAATTGGTTAGATTTAAGATGATTTACTTGGGTTTTTAGCTATTTTGTCTAGAGCATAGTTGTTAATATCATGCTATAGTGTTCAATGGCTTGTCATAGGTTCTTGCACAGTTGCACTATGCTAAATGTATAGCATGGCACTATGCTACATGTATAGCAGCTGACTTTAAACATAATAGTCCAGAACTATCTTGGGACGAGACAAGGTTTTCACTTGTTGGAGATGAGTTCTTTTCAGTCTGGGATAATAAACACAAAtgaataattacttaaaaattctATTAGCTGTTTTTGGTGCGTAGTTATAGTTTTGAATGGTATTACAAATATCAGTTTGtctgtttgtttttctttttttaagatgttattttaaattatatgcaTTATAGTTAGTGTTATGAACTGCCTATTGTGGCAATGGCAAGTGCTATATTTGAGAGAACTATGGTCTAGGATAGTTTCCATACTGTGTAGGCTTCTCATATATCTTAAcccaatttttttgaaaaactttgcAATTTGCAACAACAATAAAGTATTGTGCCACTAGGTAGATTTGGCGTGCACTCCAACTTTGTTTTGTATATATTCTTCCCCAATCTTAGTTTTCCTGGTATGTCATCACGACAACATGCTCATCAATGCTAAGCTTGGTTTGTGATCTTGTTGGCTTTGCTGCCTGATATTCACTACCATATA is a genomic window containing:
- the LOC114367971 gene encoding nicotinate-nucleotide pyrophosphorylase [carboxylating], chloroplastic-like isoform X3 translates to MAISCGKQGFLLWPAFHTRESTTAFPPPLSLSLKFPPQSHSKVRRVVKMSATEVTSSRISYESFAIKPPEHPTYDLKGIIKLALEEDAGDRGDVTCLATIPFDMEVEAYFLAKEDGIIAGIALAEMIFHEVDPSLKVEWSKNDGDFVHKGLQFGRVRGRAHNIVVAERVVLNFMQRMSGIATLTKAMANAAYPAYMLETRKTAPGLRLVDKWAVLIGGGQNHRMGLFDMVMIKDNHISAAGGVADALKAVDLYLEQNNLQMEVEVETRTLEEVEEVLHYSSQTKTSLTRIMLDNMVVPLPNGDVDISMLKEAVQLINGRYETEWFVDSFCESTRHLPQN